In a genomic window of Oncorhynchus masou masou isolate Uvic2021 chromosome 4, UVic_Omas_1.1, whole genome shotgun sequence:
- the LOC135523959 gene encoding phosphoinositide 3-kinase regulatory subunit 5-like produces MQHTSCTEDRIQHALDRCLDGLRPSPTAPQPWNVLMCSAGQSMNRWSLEELVKRDPENFLILLQQVLRKTREVQDQCQYELVAPLAIMFSSTLLQTPFCPPATELLEEACEVFGCFLTWPEPYCSVCKGLLSTLHQELKAPGISYHRLVREEQGLATSKHRSKTMTVLLMNPSEVPPEFLSVADQLSNIQRSQRETYINLVKHAYQATLGTKYTLASIHKALQVKSLEELAEIFSMVTDVLETAAAMDDPAKGRDHVTQGLEGLRERMGVPASNGRKSDGMLQTLPLPTAKCYMFHWDKDNFDILNTILENEHDLTGFQTSSGQGDGDDEEEEEEEEEGAEFDLEEEEGEKEEGEEEFVSAMSMYNCCSVDHRASTFSTVSSLSTASKDSMYSTLSLASGSYAPSVLSVTSGIDSDFYEDPEDATSSPSPLERSPSSGKPTKASARLSQHFSRFFKTKTQSLTRAKSLGSPDAQDLVGVRSKRSNSLPQQVHLVSPDSFFQTPCTPQALKHVCFRRRPILSSDEEGNGNSTTLRVVVFGADHVAGKVARAYSNLRQRENACPSLSRAFRLQFFFVPVKRDGVVRCPSPGGQSASPRRGSTELNNLGTEDSTNDIARFIGMLDPWYERNTLSLLSLPASVVCQQTSKIESELYDSSYEDRLPILADLVLYYCRHAARPALMQLYQAEMTLAGGERRTEVFIHSLELGHTAGTRAIKAMGAASKRFGIDGDREAVPLMLEVVYNRVVISGRSQWTKKDKVCTSINLTKACKNPEELDSKMECLQLTMTEVLKRQNSNKSKKGYNQQLSVTEVKVDKVQVSGTGNTTFAVCLDQDEKKIFQGVTRCEVSVCYKPDSSTDWRLGQGLSAQIQPLHPTFCSLLCLPIATFSGAQP; encoded by the exons ATGCAGCACACGTCGTGTACTGAGGACCGGATCCAGCATGCTCTGGACCGATGTCTGGATGGGCTCAGACCCAGCCCCACGGCGCCACAACCCTGGAACG TCCTGATGTGCTCGGCGGGCCAGTCGATGAACCGCTGGAGTCTGGAGGAATTGGTGAAGAGAGACCCAGAGAACTTCCTCATCCTCTTGCAGCAGGTCCTCAGGAAGACCCGAGAG gtcCAGGATCAGTGTCAGTATGAGCTTGTGGCTCCCCTCGCTATCAtgttctcctccactctgttacag ACCCCCTTCTGTCCCCCTGCCACGGAGCTGCTGGAGGAGGCCTGTGAGGTGTTTGGCTGTTTCCTGACTTGGCCAGAGCCTTACTGCAGCGTGTGTAAAGGACTGCTCTCCACCTTACACCAGGAGCTCAAGGCCCCAG GCATTTCCTATCACAGACTGGTGAGAGAAGAGCAAGGCCTGGCCACTTCAAAACATCGCTCAAAAACAAT GACGGTTCTGTTGATGAACCCTAGTGAGGTGCCTCCTGAGTTCCTGTCTGTAGCAGACCAACTGAGTAATATCCAACGGTcccagagagagacatacatcAACCTGGTCAAACATGCCTACCAGGCTACCCTGGGCACCAAGTACACCCTGGCCAGCATCCACAAAGCCCTGCAG GTGAAGAGTCTAGAGGAGCTGGCGGAGATCTTCTCCATGGTAACCGACGTCCTGGAGACGGCCGCTGCCATGGACGACCCGGCGAAAGGCCGTGATCATGTGACCCAGGGCCtggaggggctgagggagaggATGGGCGTCCCAGCGTCCAATGGCAGGAAGTCTGATG GAATGTTGCAAACTCTACCACTGCCCACAGCCAAGTGCTACATGTTTCACTGGGACAAGGACAACTTTG ATATCCTCAACACCATCCTGGAGAACGAGCATGACCTAACCGGCTTCCAGACCTCCAGTGGTCAGGGTGACGGCgacgatgaggaggaggaggaggaggaggaggaaggggcagAGTTTGacctggaggaggaagagggagagaaggaagaaggagaggaggagtttGTCTCCGCCATGTCTATGTACAACTGCTGCAGTGTGGACCACCGAGCCTCTACCTTCTCCACCGTCTCCTCACTCTCCACTGCCTCTAAAGACTCCATGTACTCCACCTTGTCCTTGGCCTCCGGATCCTACGCCCCCTCCGTTCTCTCAGTCACTTCCGGCATCGACAGCGACTTCTACGAAGACCCCGAGGACGCCACCTCCAGCCCCTCCCCTTTGGAACGGAGCCCATCATCCGGCAAGCCAACCAAAGCTTCGGCCCGTCTGAGCCAGCACTTCTCCCGTTTCTTCAAGACAAAGACGCAGTCCCTGACCAGAGCCAAGAGCCTCGGCAGCCCAGATGCTCAGGACTTGGTCGGGGTTCGTTCAAAGCGCTCCAACTCTCTCCCGCAGCAGGTGCACCTAGTCAGCCCAGACTCTTTTTTCCAGACCCCCTGTACCCCCCAGGCCCTCAAGCACGTGTGCTTCCGCCGGAGGCCCATCCTGAGCAGTGACGAGGAGGGTAACGGTAATTCCACCACCCTAAGGGTGGTAGTATTCGGGGCTGACCACGTGGCGGGCAAGGTGGCGAGAGCCTATAGTAACCTACGCCAGAGAGAGAACGCTTGCCCGAGCCTCAGCAGAGCCTTCCGGCTGCAGTTCTTCTTTGTGCCCGTGAAGAGGGATGGTGTTGTGAGGTGCCCTAGCCCCGGAGGCCAGTCGGCTAGTCCACGGAGAGGAAGTACA GAGCTCAACAATCTGGGCACAGAAGACAGCACTAACGACATAGCCCGTTTCATTGGTATGCTGGACCCCTGGTACGAACGCAACACCTTGAGCCTGCTCAGTCTACCAGCCAGCGTGGTGTGTCAG CAAACCTCTAAGATAGAGTCCGAGTTGTATGATAGTTCCTATGAGGATCGTCTGCCCATCCTGGCTGACCTGGTGTTGTACTACTGTCGCCATGCCGCCAGGCCTGCACTGATGCAACTCTACCAAGCTGAG ATGACGTTAGCTGGAggcgagaggaggacagaggtttTCATTCACTCCCTAGAGCTGGGCCACACCGCAGGGACACGAGCCATCAAGGCTATGG GTGCCGCGAGCAAGAGGTTTGGGATCGATGGCGACCGGGAGGCAGTCCCTCTGATGTTAGAGGTGGTTTACAACAGG GTGGTCATCAGTGGGAGAAGTCAATGGACGAAGAAAGACAAAGTTTGCACCTCCATCAACCTGACCAAAGCCTGCAAGAATCCAGAGGAACTAG ATTCAAAGATGGAGTGCTTGCAGTTGACAATGACAGAAGTACTGAAAAGGCAGAACTCAAACAAATCTAAGAAAGGCTACAATCAG CAACTGAGCGTTACTGAGGTGAAGGTGGACAAGGTGCAGGTTAGTGGGACTGGTAACACCACCTTCGCTGTGTGTCTGGACCAGGATGAGAAGAAGATCTTCCAGGGTGTCACCAG gtgTGAGGTGTCTGTATGCTACAAGCCTGACAGCTCTACAGACTGGAGGTTAGGCCAGGGCCTGTCCGCCCAGATCCAGCCTCTCCACCCCACCTTCTGCTCACTCCTCTGCCTGCCCATAGCCACCTTCAGTGGGGCACAGCCCTGA